The following proteins come from a genomic window of Nicotiana tomentosiformis chromosome 12, ASM39032v3, whole genome shotgun sequence:
- the LOC138903115 gene encoding uncharacterized protein: MENSSQWINPNKTCAYHSGMKGHTIDECHTLRDKIQTLIDTKVIQAKEVARIVCNNPLPDHRGQGVNVIETDDEWDSEGSIGLIREGGDPKTSPVSITPIVVQTQTPLEVKVTATTPFEVEVTTHFTVMVSPTPSYKPDAIPWDYVAEARRKGKAKMEETGTAQGMARTGKVYTPEHLGGTTKEAASKPPVVETGPDDILRKVQVRDYSVVDHLNKTPAQISILSLLQNSEIHRNALMKVPSEAYIPTNITSGEMANMVGQVLESHKITFHEDELPPEGLSHNRAQYITVRFEDKFTARVLVDGGSSLNICPLTTLKRLGKGLYEIRAGSINVKAFYGSQRAIIGEIKLSLQMGPTWFDVEFQVLDISATYNILMGQPWIHVAGVVASILHQAVKFEWNHQEVIIHGDESNPIYTNQTVPLIENSKKLGGETYHRIEHVNAIKKDKW, translated from the coding sequence atggaaaactcttctcagtggattaacccaaacaagacatgtgcctatcactcaggcatgaagggcCATACCATTGATGAGTGTCACACTCTGAGGGACAAGATTCAGACATTGATCGACACCAAGGTGATACAGGCAAAAGAAGTTGCACGCATTGtttgtaacaatcctctcccagatcacaGAGGTCaaggagtgaatgtgatagagaccgatgatgAATGGGATTCggaagggtcaattggactcattcgggaGGGGGgtgatcctaaaacatctccagtcagcATCACGCctattgtggtacaaacccaaacACCGCTTGAAGTCAAGGTAACCGCAACAACACCGTTTGAAGTTGAGGTAACCACACACTTCACTGTGATGGTATCACCCACGCCATCTTACAAGCCtgatgctataccatgggattatgttgcggaagcgagaaggaaaggaaaagcgAAAATGGAAGAAACGGGTACAGCACAAGGCATGGCCAGAACTGGCAAGGTTTATACACCAGAGCACTTGGGAGGAACAACCAAAGAAGCTGCATCTAAGCCGCCTGTTGTTGAGACTGGTCCTGATGACATTTTGAGAAAAGTACAAGTGAGAGACTACTCTGTAGTTGACCATTTGAACAAAACTCCCGCTCAGATATCTATCTTGTCACTGCTACAAAACTCAGAGATACAcaggaatgccctgatgaaggtgcCGAGTGAAGCCTATATACCCACCAATATCACTAGTGGGGAAATGGCCAACATGGTCGGGCAAGTACtggaaagccacaaaatcacctttcatgaagacgagctgccaccagaaggactaagtcacaacagggcacaaTATATCACAGTGCGATTTGAGGATAAATTCACCGCCAGGGTCCTggtagatgggggttcgagtctcaatATATGTCCACTGACCACTCTGAAGAGATTAGGTAAAGGCCTgtacgagatacgagcaggaagcaTAAATGTAAAGGCATTTTATGGATCTCAAAGAGCCATAATCGGAGAAATCAagctcagcctacagatgggcccaacctggtttgatgttgagtttcaagtgttggatatATCCGCTACCTACAATATATTGATGGGACAACCCTGGATACATGTCGCTGGGGTAGTGGCCTCTATTTTGCATCAGGCCGTGAAGTTTGAATGGAACCACCAGGAGGTGATCATCCACGGAGATGaaagtaatcccatttataccAATCAGACTGTTCCGCTCATCGAGAATAGCAAGAAGttaggtggagaaacataccatcgcattgagcACGTCAACGCAATTAAAAAGGATAAATGGTGA
- the LOC138903116 gene encoding uncharacterized protein, with protein MFFDGAANFKGVGIRAILVSEIGQHYPVSAKLRFPCTNNMAEYEACILGLWLAIDMNVQELLVIGDSDLLVHQVLGEWATKNIKILPYLYCVYELIKRFTKIEFRHISRIQNEFADALATLSSIIQHPDKNFINHIPIGIHKQSAYYAHVEEESDGNPWFHDIKEYLARGEYPEHATHTQKCTLRRLANHFFQSGGILCIRTPDLELLRCVDAKEASRLLEEIHAGTCKPHMNCFVLAKKILRAGYLWMTMEIYCIKYVQKYHQCQIHADMIRVPPNKLNPTSAP; from the coding sequence atgttcttcgacggagctgcaaacttcaaaggagtgggtatcagAGCTATATTAGTATCAGAAATTGGacaacactatccggtatctgcaaaactcaggtttccatgtaccaacaatatggcagaatatgaggcatgcatcttgggactctggttggccattgacatgaatgttcaggagttgctggtgaTTGGAGATTCTGATCTTTTGGTGCATCAGgttttaggagaatgggctaccaagAACATCAAAATATTACCATATCTGTACTGTGTATatgagctgatcaagaggttcacgaagatagagttcaGACATATTTCGaggatccagaatgagttcgcagatgcattggccactttatcttccataatacaacacccagacaagaacttCATTAACcatatcccaataggaattcataaacaaTCGGCTTattatgctcatgttgaagaagaaagtgaCGGAAATCCgtggttccatgacatcaaagaatacttggcaaGGGGAGAGTACCCGGAACATGCAACTCATACCCAGAAGTGCACACTCCGAAGgttagccaaccatttctttcaaagcggaggaattctgtgCATAAGAACTCCAGACCTTGaattattacggtgtgtcgacgccaaggaagcatccagattgctcgaggaaatacatgccggaacctgCAAACCACACATGAATTGCTTTGTCTtagccaagaaaatactaagagcaggatatttatggatgactatggaaatatACTGCATCAAGTATGTCCAGAAgtatcaccaatgccagatacatgctgatatgatacgagtgccacccaataaACTCAATCCAACAAGCGCACCCTAG
- the LOC138903117 gene encoding uncharacterized protein, whose amino-acid sequence MNGAIEAANKNIKKILRKMVDNYKQWHEKLPFALLGYHTTIRTSTGATPYLLVYGTKVVIPAEVEIPSLRIIQEAELSDVEWLQSRYEQLALIDGKTMNVVCHGQLYQDRMARAFNKKVRPRQFTTGQLVLKQIVPHQDEAKGKFSPNWQGPYMVHRVLT is encoded by the coding sequence ATGAATGGAGCCATAGAAgctgccaacaaaaacatcaagaaaatactaaggaaaatggtagacaattacaaacaatggcacgagaagctgccCTTTGCTCTGCTCGGGTATCATACCACgattcgcacatcaactggggcaactccttacctGCTGGTCTACGGTACGAAAGTGGTTATCCCTgccgaagtagaaatcccttctctaagaatcatacaagaagctgagctcagcGACGTAGAATGGCTACAGAGCCGAtatgaacaactggctctcatCGATGGAAAAACAATGAATGttgtatgtcacggtcaactctaccaggatagaatggcaagagctttcaacaaaaaggttagaCCAAGACAATTCACAACGGGGCAGTTAGTGCTAAAGCAGATCGTTCCACATCAGGACGAAGCCAAGGGgaagttctcacccaactggcaaggtccctacatggtCCATCGAGTACTAACatga